The following are encoded in a window of Shewanella psychrotolerans genomic DNA:
- a CDS encoding YccF domain-containing protein: MPLLRLIFNIAWFLLGGFVMGLAWWLAGLICFISIIGIPFGRACFVIGEMTFWPFGQESINRKSLTGSEDFGTGPLGMIGNIIWFLFFGIWLAIGHITHALACFITIIGIPFGLQHLKLAILSLTPIGQTITAKA, from the coding sequence CTTCGTTTAATTTTTAACATAGCGTGGTTTTTATTGGGAGGGTTTGTGATGGGGCTTGCGTGGTGGTTAGCGGGCCTTATCTGCTTTATTAGTATTATTGGCATTCCGTTTGGCCGCGCTTGCTTTGTCATTGGTGAGATGACTTTTTGGCCATTTGGTCAAGAAAGTATTAATCGTAAATCACTGACGGGGTCAGAGGACTTTGGCACCGGCCCACTTGGGATGATAGGCAACATCATCTGGTTTTTATTTTTTGGGATCTGGCTCGCTATTGGTCATATTACCCATGCTCTGGCATGTTTTATCACTATTATCGGTATCCCCTTCGGGCTCCAACATCTTAAACTCGCTATTCTAAGCTTAACGCCAATTGGCCAAACCATAACCGCTAAGGCTTAA
- a CDS encoding substrate-binding periplasmic protein, translating to MLISYGNISLVVYIKGTNWDKLAGNHLFLFAIFFVGVMTFNVKADTLQLSSLNWPPYTGEQLANGGASVAVVHAALRAMGHELHVDYYPWSRTIRMVSREDTIYSGYFPEYDHPTDQYLFSESIGTSPLGILEQQVNPIKWSDIKDLNQYTLGVVQGYVNTIELDEMITSGAQQVEVVSSDEHNIRKVATGRVHGAVIDKYVYNYYIHQPHLIALKKKLEMNKQLLASKQLYIAFKNTPEGRKWREIFNEGLALIDPQQITEEYLASM from the coding sequence GTGTTAATTAGCTACGGGAATATCAGTTTAGTGGTTTATATCAAGGGGACTAATTGGGACAAGCTGGCAGGCAATCATTTGTTTTTGTTTGCTATTTTTTTTGTTGGCGTAATGACGTTCAATGTAAAGGCTGACACCCTTCAGTTATCTTCTTTGAATTGGCCACCCTACACGGGCGAACAACTTGCCAATGGTGGTGCATCTGTTGCAGTCGTTCACGCAGCATTAAGGGCAATGGGGCATGAACTGCATGTCGATTATTACCCTTGGAGCCGAACGATCAGAATGGTGAGCCGAGAAGATACGATATATAGTGGCTATTTTCCTGAATATGACCACCCTACAGATCAATACTTGTTCTCTGAGTCCATAGGCACAAGTCCCCTTGGCATACTCGAGCAACAAGTAAACCCCATTAAATGGTCTGACATAAAAGACCTCAATCAATATACCCTTGGCGTAGTGCAAGGCTATGTGAATACCATTGAGCTGGATGAGATGATTACAAGCGGTGCTCAGCAGGTCGAAGTCGTTAGTTCTGACGAACATAATATTCGTAAGGTGGCTACTGGTAGAGTTCATGGCGCGGTGATCGATAAGTACGTGTACAACTATTATATTCATCAACCCCATCTCATAGCGCTTAAAAAAAAGCTGGAAATGAATAAGCAGCTATTAGCGTCGAAACAACTTTATATCGCATTTAAAAATACCCCAGAAGGGCGCAAGTGGCGTGAGATTTTTAATGAGGGGTTGGCGTTAATCGATCCTCAGCAAATAACAGAAGAATATCTCGCGTCTATGTGA
- a CDS encoding PGPGW domain-containing protein — MARKIAITIIGSILTLLGIILIVLPGPAWLLLPIGLAILSLEYDWARKWLKKSQAYMTRSAYWLDKKIRQFRYGH; from the coding sequence ATGGCACGTAAAATAGCAATTACGATTATCGGTAGCATATTAACCCTACTCGGGATCATTCTGATTGTGCTGCCGGGTCCCGCATGGTTACTGCTGCCTATCGGCCTCGCGATATTAAGCCTTGAATATGATTGGGCTAGAAAGTGGTTAAAAAAGAGTCAGGCATACATGACAAGATCAGCGTATTGGCTAGATAAAAAGATCCGCCAATTTAGATATGGTCATTAG